One window of the Colletotrichum destructivum chromosome 4, complete sequence genome contains the following:
- a CDS encoding Putative Heat shock factor (HSF)-type, DNA-binding, Heat shock transcription factor family: MATVTESPQRAPLHTDGHADLTSNRIVPIPTPTPSIQMSAPSPGDPMEITSPANPSSTSPSSKSNDPGANGASKNTSPIEHSANNSLTMPAAPAAAAAAVHQPKIVQTAFIHKLYSMLEDPSIQHLISWSASAESFVMSPTADFSKVLAQYFKHTNISSFVRQLNMYGFHKVSDVFHTTSPETALWEFKHGNGNFKRGDLVGLREIKRRASRHALVHREYPNAKPSPSQPGTPAEPMPPPNDGSDPRMSGLEHTLYDLSMRLQRSEENAHYMHIKQQAVMETMSRLLQFNQELSRTVLSLVPSPDHPVHRDVLNLQGEMARQADMLRTIDDPQDSPFANSRAYFSNVENAPVSPRQLPQDDPRRSANLAVPQPRGQNFYRPPVPSNLSVSTRRPYGSIGGGTAPQASSPLRGAPPPPPPGPHPLAQVEPPPGSLARRHTSADIRAHGWQPSAPPPFASGPPSGPPSGPWPSSPSRHAPEDQRIRESLSTYSLQNASHSRPMSRPTTPPGAPFSNGNSGGADAFGNWSWNSANRDNKNLAIRDSSGPPTRRGSMAHILNPTDTAERDDEDEDPRGDDDRKRKRIQ, translated from the exons ATGGCCACAGTGACTGAGAGTCCGCAGAGAGCTCCTCTGCATACCGACGGTCATGCCGATTTGACGTCGAACCGAATCGTGCCCATCCCGACCCCGACCCCGTCCATCCAAATGTCAGCTCCGTCTCCCGGCGACCCTATGGAGATCACCTCCCCCGCCAATCCAAGTAGCACTTCGCCCTCGAGCAAGAGCAACGATCCAGGCGCCAACGGCGCGTCTAAGAATACCTCGCCCATTGAACACTCCGCCAACAACTCGCTCACTATGCCTGCtgcgcccgccgccgccgccgctgccgttcACCAACCAAAGATCGTGCAGACGGCCTTCATCCACAAACTGTACAG CATGCTTGAGGACCCCAGCATCCAGCATCTAATTTCGTGGTCGGCGAGCGCTGAGAGCTTCGTCATGTCTCCGACAGCCGATTTCTCCAAAGTACTTGC GCAATACTTCAAACATACCAACATATCCTCCTTCGTCCGGCAACTAAACATGTACGGATTTCACAAAG TGAGCGATGTCTTCCACACCACAAGTCCCGAGACTGCCTTGTGGGAATTTAAACATGGAAATGGCAACTTCAAGAGGGGCGACCTAGTTGGTCTTCGCGAAATCAAACGCCGCGCTTCCCGACACGCTCTCGTCCATCGCGAATACCCAAACGCCAAGCCAAGCCCGTCACAGCCCGGGACACCCGCGGAACCGATGCCGCCCCCCAACGATGGTTCTGATCCGCGAATGTCTGGGCTCGAACATACTCTATACGATCTCAGCATGCGATTGCAGAGGAGCGAGGAGAACGCTCACTACATGCACATCAAGCAACAGGCGGTCATGGAAACCATGTCGAGACTCCTTCAGTTCAACCAAGAACTTTCAAGGACGGTTCTCAGCTTAGTGCCTAGTCCTGACCATCCAGTACACCGAGATG TTCTAAACTTGCAGGGAGAAATGGCAAGGCAGGCAGACATGCTTCGGACGATCGACGACCCCCAGGATTCGCCATTCGCGAACAGCCGAGCTTACTTTTCCAATGTCGAGAATGCACCTGTTTCTCCTCGACAGTTACCCCAAGATGACCCCAGGCGGAGTGCAAATCTTGCAGTCCCTCAGCCGAGGGGGCAGAATTTCTACCGGCCTCCCGTGCCCTCGAACCTTTCCGTTAGCACGCGACGACCATATGGCTCAATCGGAGGTGGCACAGCGCCCCAGGCTTCGTCTCCCTTGCGAGGGGCGCCACCTCCACCGCCCCCTGGACCACATCCCTTGGCTCAAGTCGAACCGCCTCCTGGAAGTCTCGCAAGACGCCACACATCTGCCGATATTCGTGCACACGGTTGGCAACCGAGTGCCCCGCCACCATTCGCTTCGGGCCCTCCGTCCGGGCCCCCTTCGGGACCatggccatcgtcgccaagtCGGCATGCACCGGAAGATCAGCGCATCAGGGAGTCTCTTTCTACTTACTCGCTGCAGAACGCATCCCATTCGCGGCCCATGTCGAGGCCCACGACGCCCCCAGGCGCTCCCTTCTCGAACGGTAACAGCGGCGGGGCTGACGCTTTTGGCAACTGGTCGTGGAACTCTGCCAACCGGGACAACAAGAACTTGGCCATTAGAGATAGCTCAGGACCCCCCACCCGCCGCGGCAGCATGGCGCACATTCTCAATCCGACCGACACGGCCGAGcgtgacgatgaagatgaggacCCTCGGGGCGACGATGACCGGAAGCGCAAACGGATACAGTGA